The following coding sequences are from one Triticum aestivum cultivar Chinese Spring chromosome 5A, IWGSC CS RefSeq v2.1, whole genome shotgun sequence window:
- the LOC123101638 gene encoding blue copper protein 1a-like, with product MASKQMLVAVVAAAALALAFLPGPAVATEHMVGDDKGWTLNFNYTAWAETKQFVVGDTLVFKYNSAVHNLVEVGGPDFLSCTEPANTVVLTSGEDRLTLDKAGRRWFFCAVGQHCQNGMKLKITVLVTAAPTPQPAPAPAPFP from the exons ATGGCTTCCAAGCagatgctcgtcgccgtggtcgccgcgGCCGCCCTGGCCCTGGCGTTCCTCCCGGGGCCCGCCGTCGCCACGGAGCACATGGTCGGCGACGACAAGGGCTGGACACTCAATTTCAACTACACGGCCTGGGCCGAGACAAAGCAGTTCGTCGTCGGCGACACGCTAG TATTCAAGTACAACAGCGCCGTCCACAATCTGGTAGAGGTGGGCGGACCGGACTTCCTCTCGTGCACCGAGCCGGCCAACACCGTCGTCTTGACCTCCGGCGAGGACCGCCTCACGCTCGACAAGGCCGGACGCAGGTGGTTCTTCTGCGCCGTCGGCCAGCACTGCCAGAACGGCATGAAGCTCAAGATCACCGTCCTCGTGACCGCTGCACCAACTCCCCAGCCGGCCCCGGCCCCGGCCCCGTTCCCATAA